GCGGGAGAAAAAAACAATGTGGAGTTAATGGAGATAATTTTCTGAATTTGTAATTATTAAGAGTAAGTGATGCCTTTTCTGTGGTCTCTATGTCTAATGTTGCACACTAACAAGTTCAGTATCAGCAGCTAATTTCATCAGTCTGTCACTTTAATGACGGTTGTGTTGCATAAATCGCTCAGTCTGTTCACTATTATCTATTGCGTCTGACATGTGCACAGTGGGACAGTCCATCTAGACACCTCCTTTGAGGGATTTGTCTCAGGTTTCACTATTCCCTCcttaacatttgttttttatttgtccaTGTGAGATTTTCCAGTTCTTGGTCTTCTAGCCATTAAGGAGAAGTCTTAATTGTCTTACTTCCTTGTGGACTGCTCTGGTTCTGCTTTTCCTCTGCGTTCTCATTCCTCTCTGATTGCGTTAAAAGAGCTGTGGTCAAAGCCTTAAAATACCTTGCATTGTTGAAAGAGTCAGGGTGAAATGAGAGCGGTGCCTGTTGTCTTTAGATTTGACTGCTTTTGGTTTCCTTTAAGACATTTACTGAGACCAAATGAATATTTGAAAGGGAATTCCTGGGCTTGTTGAACCATCTCAGTTTTACCATAGAAAACATCTTTGTGCACAAATAGCTTCAGGGTTGAGTGTGCAGCTGCTGAAGTTGTCTCTTTTTAACAGTTGGTGACTCAAAATCTACAACACTTGTACATCTCACTATAGCGGACGTTCACAAGAATGTTGTCTCAACTTCTCTGCTTTTCCCCCCATGTTTTTCACCAGGGGTGGTGGTGTCCGGGTGGGATATGATGCCGGGACAGATTCCTGACCCTGCTCTGGCAGCGGGCTCCCTTCCCAGTCTAGGGTTGGCGGGCATCTCGGCCACCACACTCACCGACCAACTGAAACTGGCAGACTTTCGTCAGCTGGGCTCCATGCTGGCCCCCCTGCACTTCCTGGGTCGGCTGGGGAAGAGGCCACTGCTCATAAAGACTGAGGTGAGAAGGCCTTTGACGTATAGTAGTGACAATGTGAGATAATCAGTAGTGAGAGTGGCCCATGAAGAAATGAAAACATGAGAACACATCTGTCACTGAGGGACCAAATGAATTAGCTCATCAAATACTGAGCCTCCACTTCTGAACTAATGGAAATCATAGCATCATATGATGTCTGCTACTCTTAAAACGCTCTTTAGTCAGCTTTCCATTTAGAATATCTTTTCATCCTGATGCACTTTGCAGAAGGAAAGAAATGCGTCAAATAAATGTTGTGGAATAAAGCCACTATAAATTTAGAGAGTTAAAGTGTTAATTAAAATTGTTGTGTAAATGCTTGTCTGAGAATTATTTACCACTAATGGACTAATGCATAACTTAGCATAaatataatttcagatggatgaagatgaggaaagaaggaagcggcgaagagagaaaaacaagGTGGCAGCAGCACGCTGTCGAAACAAAAAGAAGGAACGAACAGACTTCCTTCAGCGGGTGAGATATGAAACCACTTTGTTTGGTGAAGAATAAAGTGCAGGATATGAGACTCTGACTGAGCTCACTCACTGTGTGAAAGTAACTGTTACATAGAACTCATTTTCGAAGTTGGGTTTCTTGTGTAATGTGCAGCTTTACCTTTCTGTCCAGGAATCGGAGCGTCTGGAAATGGTGAATTCTGAACTAAAAGCTCAGATTGAAGAACTTCGTCAGGAGAGGCAGCAACTCATGATTATGCTCAACCTGCACAGGCCCACCTGCATAGTGAGGACAGACAGTGTGAAAACACCGGAAAGCGAGGCCAACCCTCTGCTGGAGCAGCTCGCCCTGGACAAGAACTGAAGGCATCAGGGAGGAGAGTACTGGAAATATATTTCTATGAAGCACTTGAGCTCTGAGCTGGACACTTTGGAGACTCTGCCCAACGATCTGCAGGACACCAACAGGAGCTGGCTCTGCCTGTTAAAATATCACTTCTGCACAAAGTGACTGGGGACACCTTCTGTGCCTAATTAAATCCTGAACCACCTCTTTGTAAAGGGACCAATGAAAACATAAGATAACCACAGGAAACAACAGTGAGGAGACACTAATATCAACAAGGTGCTTGGTTTGAAAAGCCCTGTGTATTTTGGCACTATTTTCTATAaagtttaaagtgttttctCTGTATGAACTGTACCAGGGTGGATTATTGTTTTTTCATGGTAAGCCTGGACTGTGGCAGGTACTGGTAGAGCTTATAAAATGGAGACGCTGGCGTCCTACAAGAAGCACATATTGATTAATTGTTTACAACTTCTTTGAAAGTGTTCATTATTGAACATATTTTATACTGCTTTGTattcataaatatttacaacactTGACGTGATTCTATTTGTTTCACATCATCACTCTTGCAGAAATCACAAATGAGCAATGGCTGAAAAAAATTGAGATACAGCTCTGGTACTGaattacatgtttgtttttgtagtcaTTTGCCCCCTCTGGTGGATTTCGTGGTTATTGCAGACACGGTATTCTATATATTTTATCTTAGTGTAGACATAACGGCGCAGCAGCGAGACAgacatgtaaacacagagcaCGTGTCGAGGAGAAGTTTAAATTCAAATATAACGTAAACCTCTGCGCACGCGCCTGGAGCGACTGTTAACTGGACTCGACcgcaacaaacaacaaaaagtatTCATGTgagttattattttactttttaatactttACTGATTCCAGATAAACTATCCAACTGATTTGATCataattacattattatatattcattCAGTTGTCAGGTGGCAGAGGCTAGTAATTATTTTATCTAACCACGATACAAAACGGTAGCTAACTGTTAGTTAATGACgaagtttggttttatttattttttggctggcgTACATTAATCCAATAAACACGagatatgttttaatttaactcTGTAGACTACTCACATTTGGTTTGCTGACGTTAATATGGAGCAGCAGCAGGTGTCCGCACAGACCTGTCCACATGTCCCGCCACACACCGAGGACGACAGGGACCAATATGACACGGATTTAGAGGACGGTGAGATACTCATTTTCTTGACTCAAGTCactatacaacaacaacaacaacaataacaataataataacaataataataataataataataataataataataataataataatgtgcaaaataaatacttaaattcCCACCCTGTAGCCTAACTGACCAaaaataaactacaataaaatacatttgtggcTCTGCTTcaaccaagttctgttgttgtgtccttaggcaagacactttacccaccttgcctagtatgaatatggtgtgtgtgtgtctgttttgtgtgtgtgtgggtgtgtgtgtggggggggtgcgtgtgtgtgtgtgtgagtgtgtgtgtgtgtgatcagtGGTCAGATTGGCATCTATGGCTAGTTTACCAACACAAAATGCCTGCAAAGTGCATTACGTACAAGGCTTTATTAATGCAATTGTAAATTAGTTACCAGATATGACAAAGAACTTTAttgtttagtgttttttgtttttgtttaatattaaaaaaagagtTGAATCAGCTGATGccatataaaaaagaaaaacctaTAAAAAACTACATGTAAACACCTATAAATGTCAATGATAAACCACATAAATGGTGAAACATTTCCATCCAGATAAcaacattaaacaaaatacattaaaagtaaaaaactatatatactatataacTATAACCTTTTCTCAACCAAAGGGTCATTacagatttttcttgttttcagaCATTCCCAGTGAAAAACTATCTTTGGCAGACATGTATCTTCAAGTCTGTAGCAGGATTGGGACTGTCCCTGTGCGGCGTGTCCTCCGTCACCTGGGCCAGTCCTCTCTGGATCTGAATCATTACGGTATAGGGCCTCTGGGGGCAAAGGCCCTGGCCAAGGTTTTGCAAGTAAaaatttcagaaacaaaatGACAATTGTAATGACAAGCCTTATAAATCTTATAACTGTTATATTATCTTATAACTGTTATattatgtatattattttttagtATGACAATACCATTACAAgtcttgagctggaggacaacAGCCTGAAGGCAGAGGGAATTCACTATGTGGTGGAGATGCTTCAATTAAACACCAGTATCAACAGTCTTGTAACTATTCTCATGTATTTcttgacttttattttattcatcatAATAATTCCATGACTTTTTCAGAATCTTTCCAAAAATGACTTGCGTGTCGAGGGTGCACACATCATCTCAAAAATGATGTCACACAATTATTACGTCAAATGCATCAGACTTGCTGGTGACTGACTGTTTATTGTTAAAACACTTTTGACTTTCAATGCATACATTTAATTCCATGTTGTTAATATTATGGCCCACTGTGTTCCAACAGGAAATGGCTTAGATGATGCTTCTACTAAATACTTTGCAGATGCTTTAAAGGtaataattactttttttaaCAACAAGCCAACGTTTCCAACAGACTCGGGAAAGACTATGGTGGGCATAGGCAATTATTagaattcctttttttttaacagctttTGAAGGATAAATGCACCTATCTTACTACCCATAAatcatttttatgtgtttagggtagtacaacaaatcaacaattcaggttttttctgtttttgtgcattatttcttGTATCAGGGAGACTATGTGATCAAAGAGCTTGATCTCAGTTACAACAAGTTTTCTAACATTGGAGGGGAACATCTGGGTCAAATGCTAGGTACAGAATGcctataaataaagtaaaatgtttacttgtttttcagtaTATGTACGATGAAATAACATGTACTCTGTCGCTGTTAAAGCCGGAAATGCTGGCATAGAGGTCTTGGATCTGAGCTGGAATAACTTCGCGATGAAAGGAGCAGTGGCACTCTGTGCTGGGTTGAAGGTAACATAAAAAAGCATTGTGTTcaacttatatatttttgtttttatcttgtcAACTCTTTATGGTTTTGAAGGTCAACACAACATTGAAACGCCTCCTGCTGGTTTCAAATGGCTTTTCAAGTTTTGTGGCAGACTCTTTAAGTCAGGCACTGAAGATAAACAGTACTTTGGTTCTGCTGGACCTCAGTAATAACCTTATAGACGACTATGCAGTTAGTATGATTTGCTCTGGCCTGGCTGTTAATGGCACACTGAAGGTCCTTAAGGTAAGAGCGTTGACAGTCCATTACATTTACACCATATAGTTCCAGTACTTTTTAGTAAGGATCAGGATTGAATTAATTTCACTATTAACCGCCTCAATTTGAGATGGTGAAAATCAGTTGTTTGCCAAGTCACTGTTTTCTCTATCTTATCAAGTATATTTCGTAGTGCCCTACTTGCTGGAAATAAGAAAAGAACCCAGTTTTAAAAACCTTGTTATGCCAGATCAGTGTGTCTGTCTATTATACCTTATTGGTCCTTTATAGTATGAACTGTTTTTGTTTAGCTTTCCCACAACACCATCACTTCTGTTGGAGCTTTGACTCTTcttaaaacagtcaaaaacaACACTAGAACTGCACTGGAGGACATTGATATATCTGTGGGTACATCTACATCTACATGTTTATAGTAGTTGTAATGTTATAACTGTTAATCCCTTTGCACATGCCAACAGACAGTGTTGGTGTGTGAGGTCTTTATGGAGTTACTAGCAGATGTTCAGAAGAGGTTGCCAGCATTAGTTATCCAATACAAGGTTGTGCCACATATCACTAAGAGACTG
This sequence is a window from Periophthalmus magnuspinnatus isolate fPerMag1 chromosome 24, fPerMag1.2.pri, whole genome shotgun sequence. Protein-coding genes within it:
- the LOC117393102 gene encoding jun dimerization protein 2-like, producing the protein MMPGQIPDPALAAGSLPSLGLAGISATTLTDQLKLADFRQLGSMLAPLHFLGRLGKRPLLIKTEMDEDEERRKRRREKNKVAAARCRNKKKERTDFLQRESERLEMVNSELKAQIEELRQERQQLMIMLNLHRPTCIVRTDSVKTPESEANPLLEQLALDKN
- the LOC117392497 gene encoding leucine-rich repeat-containing protein 74A-like, encoding MYLQVCSRIGTVPVRRVLRHLGQSSLDLNHYGIGPLGAKALAKVLQYDNTITSLELEDNSLKAEGIHYVVEMLQLNTSINSLNLSKNDLRVEGAHIISKMMSHNYYVKCIRLAGNGLDDASTKYFADALKGDYVIKELDLSYNKFSNIGGEHLGQMLAGNAGIEVLDLSWNNFAMKGAVALCAGLKVNTTLKRLLLVSNGFSSFVADSLSQALKINSTLVLLDLSNNLIDDYAVSMICSGLAVNGTLKVLKLSHNTITSVGALTLLKTVKNNTRTALEDIDISTVLVCEVFMELLADVQKRLPALVIQYKVVPHITKRLSAMSLFKNYLQEQRGSLMESLRAVDKDRTTKISTSDFRNIIKSAEKPLDRNQIEWLVRKFDRQCTATISYR